A section of the Drosophila willistoni isolate 14030-0811.24 unplaced genomic scaffold, UCI_dwil_1.1 Seg788, whole genome shotgun sequence genome encodes:
- the LOC124461980 gene encoding uncharacterized protein LOC124461980, protein MAELAILKEALATQTALMRHMAMGQKTNEVRRVCFPLESVLEIVDLEEQITPERSKDYTSQVSALLGQAALTKSIKKIFSEGVIESHNLDGKNGKLSLRTYPKVLNMIMEAVRTIHPGQPAEGVLRSALACAKNTANKAKNRKLREEANI, encoded by the exons ATGGCGGAGTTGGCCATTCTGAAAGAAGCTTTGGCGACACAGACGGCGCTAATGCGCCATATGGCCATGGGGCAAAAAACCAACGAGGTGCGCCGGGTTTGCTTCCCGTTGGAGTCGGTCTTGGAGATCGTAGATTTGGAGGAGCAGATTACGCCGGAGAGGAGCAAAGATTAT ACCTCCCAAGTGTCTGCCCTCCTCGGCCAAGCGGCTTTAACTAAgtcgataaaaaaaatattctccGAAGGTGTCATTGAGAGCCACAATTTGGACGGCAAAAACGGGAAGTTGAGCCTTCGGACATACCCAAAAGTTTTGAATATGATAATGG AGGCAGTTCGAACGATACATCCGGGGCAGCCAGCGGAAGGAGTGCTTCGAAGTGCACTGGCTTGCGCAAAGAATACGGCCAACAAGGCAAAAAACCGCAAGCTAAGGGAGGAGGCCAATATTtga